The DNA segment TATTGAATACATGGAACAAAAAAACGACAAGAAGGTAATCCGCTCATGGGCATTCTTCGACTGGGCAAATTCTGCTTATAACCTGGTCATCACCTCAACTATATTTCCGGCCTATTATACCATTATTACCACCACGAAGGAACATGGCGACCAGGTCATTTTTTTTGGTCACCAGTTTACCAATACGGCCCTGTCCAATTATGCGCTTTCTTTTGCCTACCTGATCATGGTGATCCTGATGCCCATCCTGACTTCGATGGCCGATTACAGGGGGAACAAGAAGGTTTTTATGAAATTGTTTACCTATATAGGGGGGATTGCCTGTATGGGTCTGTATTTTTTTAAGCTGGACACACTGGAGCTGGGCATCATTTGTTTCGTAATTGCAGCGATTGGCTATGTAGGTGGTGTGGTATTCAACAATTCTTATCTGCCTGAGATTGCTACACCAGACCAGCAGGATAAGGTGAGTGCGAAGGGCTATTCCTATGGTTATGTGGGCAGTGTGCTGTTGCAGCTGATCTGTTTTGTTTTTGTACTGAAGCCTGAATTGTTTGGGATTACGGATCTTTCTTTTCCACCCCGGCTATCGTTTTTGCTGGTTGGTTTGTGGTGGATCGGTTTTGCACAGATCTCTTTCAGGAAACTGCCGCCTGGCAGCCCCAATTATGTGGCCATCAATAAGCATGTGATCCATAGTGGTTTTCAGGAACTGGCTAAAGTTTGGAAACAGTTAAGACACCTGGAATTTCTGAAGAAGTTTTTACCTGCTTTCTTCTTTTACTCGATGGGTGTGCAGACCATTATGCTTGCTGCTGCAGGTTTCGGCGAAAAAACACTGAACCTGGGAACAGCCAAACTGATTGCTGTAATTTTAATTATACAGCTGGTGGCCATTGCCGGTGCCATGCTGATGTCGCGTTTTGCCGAAAAGTTTGGAAATGTACGGGTGCTGATCTTTGTGGTGTTCATCTGGATAGGGGCCTGCGGCTGCGCTTATTTTGTCAGCAATGAATACCAGTTTTATGCATTGGCTGCAGTTGTAGGGATGATTATGGGCGGGATCCAGTCTTTATCCAGGTCTACCTACTCTAAATTTTTACCGGCTAATACGCCTGACACCGCCTCTTTTTTTAGTTTTTATGACGTTACAGAGAAACTGGCCATTGTGATCGGACTGTTCAGCTTTGCTTTTATAGAGGAAGCAACAGGTAGCATGCGGAATTCAATTATTGCTTTGGCATCATTTTTCGTTATAGGTTTGGTATTTTTGCTGCTGCTTAGAAAAGTTGAAATGAAATGAAGATAGAATTATTTATACCCTGTTTTGTTGACCAATTGTATCCTGAAACTGCATTTAATACCGTTAAATTGCTGGAGAAGGCAGGATGCCAGGTGTTTTATAATTCTGAACAGACCTGTTGCGGACAGCCTGCCTATAATGCCGGTTACTGGGAACAGGCCAAGGAAACGGGGATCAAGTTTTTAAACGATTTTTCGGAAACAGATTATATTGTAGCCCCATCGGCCTCTTGTGTGGGGATGGTGAAAAATGGCTTTAACGACTTGTTTACCAATACCATTGTACATAACAAGTGCAGGAGTATACAGAGTAATATATTTGAGCTTTCCGATTTTCTGGTGAACGTACTGAAGAAGGATTATTTTGGTGCAGAACTGGATGGAAAAGCGGTGTACCATGATTCCTGCAGCGGACTGCGGGAATGTAAAATTAAAGAGGAGCCCAGGCTGCTGCTGTCTAAAGTGCATGGCCTGGAGATGGTGGAAATGAAAGACACGGATATGTGCTGCGGATTTGGTGGGACCTTTGCGGTTAAATTTGATTCCATATCCTCGGCCATGGCCCAGCAAAAGGTAAACAATGCCCTGGAACAGGGTGCGGAATTCATCATTTCGACAGATCTGTCCTGTCTGATGCACCTGCAGGGATACATTGATAAAAACAATATTCCGCTTAAAACCATGCATTTAGCCGATGTACTGACAAATGGCTGGCTGGAAAGTACAGAATATTGATTAACTTTGCTTTTGACAAAAAGATCACCTTGTAAGTGATTGTTTAAATTTTTTTAATAAACTTAAATCATAGTTGTAGATGATTAACATTACACTCCCTGACGGCTCCAGCCGCCAGTATGAAAAGGGCACAACTGCCCATCAAATTGCTTTATCAATTTCTGAGGGCCTTGCCCGCAATGTTTTAGCCGCCGAAGTGAACGGCGAAGTATGGGATTCGTCGAGGCCTATTGAAGGGGATGCCACTGTAAAATTGCTGACCTGGAACGATCAGGCCGGTAAAGCTACTTTCTGGCATTCATCGGCCCACATTATGGCCGAAGCCTTGGAAGCCCTGTATCCTGGAACCAAGTTTGGGATAGGACCTGCAATTGAGACCGGTTTTTATTATGATGTAGATTTTGGTGACCGGGAGTTCTCGTCGGACGATTTTAAAGAGATTGAGGCGAAGATCCTGGAGCTGGCCAGGCAGAAAGAGGTTTTTGAACGTAAGGCCGTCAGTAAAGCTGATGCCATTAAATATTTTGAAGAAAAGGGTGATGAGTACAAACTGGACCTTTTAGAAGGTTTGCAAGATGGGAAGATCACTTTTTATACCCAGGGTGAATTTACAGATCTTTGCCGCGGCCCGCATATCCCGAATACGGGTTTTGTGAAGGCTGTAAAGTTAATGAATGTGGCCGGGGCCTATTGGCGCGGAGATGAGACAAGGAAGCAGCTGACACGTATTTATGGGGTTACTTTCCCGAAAGCGAGCGAGCTTACCGAGTATCTGCACATGATAGAAGAGGCAAAGAAAAGAGACCATCGTAAACTGGGTAAAGAACTGGAACTTTTTGCTTTTTCTGAAAAAGTAGGGATGGGACTGCCTTTATGGCTGCCTAAAGGCGCTGCTTTGCGTGAGCGTTTGGTGCAGTTTTTAACCAGGGCCCAGGCCAAGGCCGGCTATGAACAGGTCGTAACCCCGCACATCGGACATAAAAATTTATACATCACATCGGGCCATTACGAAAAATATGGTAAGGATGCTTTCCAGCCGATAAAGACACCGCAGGAGGGAGAAGAGTTTTTCCTGAAGCCGATGAACTGTCCGCACCATTGCGAGATCTATAAAACAAAACCCCGTTCTTATAAAGACCTGCCATTGCGTTTTGCTGAATTTGGTACGGTATACCGTTATGAACAGAGCGGGGAACTACATGGTTTAACCCGTGTAAGGGGCTTTACGCAGGATGATGCACATTTGTTCTGCAGGCCGGACCAGGTAAAGGAGGAGTTTAAAAAAGTAATTGACCTGGTATTGTATGTGTTTAAATCTTTGGGCTTTGACGATTACACTGCGCAGGTTTCTCTAAGGGATCCGGAAAACAAGGCGAAATATATTGGCAGCGATGAAAACTGGCGCCTGGCAGAGACCGCAATTATAGAGGCTGCTGATGAAAAAGGCTTGCCGACTGTAGTGGAATATGGTGAAGCTGCTTTTTACGGGCCGAAACTGGATTTTATGGTAAAGGATGCATTGGGCAGAAAATGGCAGCTGGGTACCATTCAGGTGGATTATAATTTACCAGAGCGTTTTGAACTGGAATATACCGGAAGCGACAACCAGAAACACAGACCGGTGATGATCCATAGGGCTCCTTTTGGCTCACTGGAAAGGTTTATTGCGGTTTTGATTGAACATTGCGCCGGAAACTTCCCTTTATGGCTTTCACCTGAACAGTTCATTATCCTGCCGATCTCAGAAAAGTATGAAGATTATGCAAAAAAAGTTTCAGATGAATTAAATAATTCCGATATTCGCGGGCTGATTGACTTTCGTGATGAAAAGATTGGAAGGAAAATCAGGGACGCAGAGGTCAAAAAAATCCCTTATATGCTGATTATCGGCGAAAAGGAGATGGCTGAAGGGAAGGCTTCGGTGAGGAAGCATGGAGAAGGAGATTTAGGCGAAATGACCCTTCAGGAGTTTAGTGAATTATTAATTAAAGAAATAACAGTTTAAATAAGATACAAATTTGGCATTAGGCAGACCAGGATTTAACAGGGGACCACGTCCTCCTTTTAAGAAAAAAGAAGCAGAACATAATATTAATCAGTTTATCAGGGCACAAGAGGTAAGATTAGCTGGAGATAATGTTGAACCAGGGATCTATCCTTTGGCAAAAGCTTTGGCCCTTGCCGACGAACTGGAACTGGATTTGGTAGAGATCTCTCCGAATGCGGTACCCCCGGTTTGCAGAATTATTGATTACAGTAAGTTTGTTTACGAGCAGAAGAAAAAGCAGAAAGAGATTAAAGCAAATGCGAAGCAGACTGTAATTAAAGAGATCAGGTTTGGACCCAATACCAATGACCACGATTTTCAGTTTAAACTAAAACATGCCATTAGTTTTCTGGAAAATGGGGAAAAAGTTAGGGCTTATGTTCATTTTAAAGGTAGGGCAATTGTTTATAAAGAGCAGGGAGAAATCTTACTGTTGAAATTTGCCCAGGCTTTAGAAGATATAGGGAAGGTTGAACTGTTGCCTAAGTTAGAAGGTAAGCGTATGTTTTTAACGCTTGCACCCAAAGTTGCTAAGAAATAAATAAATTACATAAATAAACACAGGTTATGCCAAAAATGAAAACCAATTCCAGTGCTAAAAAGCGTTTTTCGCTTACTGGAACAGGTAAAATCGCAAGGAAGAACGCCTACAAAAGCCACATCTTAACCAAGATGTCGACTAAACGTAAGCGTAACTTAGGTCAAACATCAATGGTGTCTGACGCTGACATGGGCAACGTTAAACGTATGCTTTGCATCGGTAAATAATTAAATTTTTAACCAGGTACCCGGTAGTAAGTTTGCTGTAATACGCAACACCGTTTATCAAAAACAACAAAAACATGCCACGTTCGGTAAACGCAGTAGCTTCGAGAAGAAGAAGGAAAAAGGTCTTAAATTTAGCCAAAGGCTATTGGGGATCAAGAAGCAAGGTTTTCACCATTGCTAAAAATACGGTAGAAAAAGGTTTGCAATATGCATACCGTGACCGTAAAGTTAAGAAAAGAGAATTCCGCGGATTGTGGATCCAGCGTATCAATGCCGGAGCACGTCAGCACGGTATATCTTACTCTCAGTTAATCGGTAAATTAGCTGCTAAAAATATTGGTTTGAACCGTAAAGTTTTAGCTGATTTAGCAATGAACCATCCGGAAGCTTTTAAAGCGGTAATTGATACAGTAAAATAGATTATCAATAATATTTTATTGAAAAGGGGGCTGATATTGCCCCCTTTTTTTATGCTTTATGGTTTAGAGGTTGATGTATTTGCCGGCCCTTAGGATACTTTCCCGGTCGACAATACTCATTTTTGGGATTTTGCCCAATACTTTTACTTTGCTGTACTGGCTGATGTAGGCCTCAGTTTCGGGATTGGGTGTTCCGTTAAATATGAGACCTTCTACGTTAATGCTGTGCGCTTTGAAGACTTCAAGTGTAAGCAGGGTATGGTTGATGCTGCCCAGGTAGTTTTGGGATACAACGATTACTTTTGCATTTAGGGCTTTGATGAGGTCGAGTATCAGCTCATTGTCGTTAAGCGGGACCATTAAGCCTCCGGCGCCTTCGATGACCAGATTGTTGTCTGTTGCTGGTGGTCTGATGGCCTCAATACTGATCTGCACACCGTCTATCCTGGCCGAAAGGTGTGGGGAGAGTGGTTGCCCCAGCCTGTATTTTTCGGGGTGGACAATGGTTTTGGGGTTACTGACCAGGTGCTTGATGAACAGGCTGTCGCTGATCTCCAGGTCTCCGGATTGTATGGGTTTCCAGTAATCGGCCTGCAGTTTTTCTGTGAGGATGGCGCTGACCACAGTTTTGCCTATGCCTGTGCCGATACCTGTAATGAAATAAGTATTGTTATTCATGGGGCTTGATTGCTTTTAGTTCGTTAACCAGGGTTTCTATCTCTTCGTTTGTATTGAACAGGTGCAGACAGATCCTTAACCTTTCCCGGCCTTCTGCTACGGTAGGGCTCAAGATGGCCTTTACATCTAGGCCTTTATACTGAAGTGCAGCGGCGGCAGTTTTGGCCTCGCTGCTGTTTTGGTATAAAATGGTATGTACAGCACTTCTGCTTTGGGTGACAGGTAAAGAGGTTTGCCCGATGAGGTAGAGGTAATGTGCTATTTTATCACTGATCAGCTGGGGATAGTCTGTTTCCTGCAGCAGCTGATAAGCAGCCTTTATAGTGGCAATGGTATGAAGAGGTGCTGCCGTAGTGTAAATGAAGGGTCTGGCGAAATTGATGAGGTATTCCCTGAGGTTGTGGCTGCCCAATACAATAGCGCCATGGCAGCCCATTGCTTTTCCGAAGGTGACAATGCGTGCAAACACCTTATTTTGCAGGCCCATTGCCTGGACCAGTCCGGCGCCCTGCCGGCCGAATATGCCGGTTGCGTGGGCTTCATCAACAATTAAACTGGCCTGGTATTGCTGGCACAGGGTACTGATTTCCTGCAGGGGGGGCATGTCGCCATCCATAGAGTAAACACTTTCAATAACTACATATATACTACCTTTGGCAGCTTTTAGCTTGGTTTCAAGATCATGCAGGTCATTGTGTTTAAAGCTATAACGGTTTGCATAGCTTAGGCGGGCACCATCGATGAGGCTGGCATGGACCAGTTCGTCACAGATAACGGTATCGCCCCGCTGGGCCAGGGCGGAGAGGAGCCCAACATTGGCATCATAGCCGGAATTAAAGATCAGTCCGGCTGCAGCCTCATGGAAACCGGCAATGTATTGTTCCGTTTCCTCTGTAAAAATATGGTTGCCGCTTAATAAACGTGAGCCGGTGGCCCCGTTCTTATAAGCAGGGATTTGGGCAAGCAGGTTTTGTGCTTTTGTTTTCAGTTCGGCAGAACCAGCAAAGCCCAGGTAATCATTGGAGGAGAAGTCGCAGGCAAAGGTATTTGCAGGCAGTTTTCGTAGAATACCCTTATCTGTTCTTTGCTGTAATTTATTGAGGATAAACTGCTCCGCCTGGTGCATTAGTTTTTGTTTAGCTGGGAGATGGATTTTTGCATTTGGGCCATCATGGCACTCAAGGTTTCTATAGTAGGTTCCGGGGTTGGTTCAGGCAAAGAAGTTGAAATGTATGCCTTTGCCTTCCAGATTTCCATGATGTCATCTGCAGCAACGGTATAGGGATCGTAGATCTTATTGTCTGAGATTAGCTTAAGCTCTTTATTTTCTTTAAAACGGTTTCCTGCCCTTTTGTAAACGACACCTTCCGTTCTGCTTACAATGATATAGGTTTCACCTGTTTTAACGTCGTTCCAGTTGTCCATATATTCTGCAACGATCACACTTCCAGGCTGTATGGGCAGCATAGAATCGCCTACAATTTCGAAGGCCCTGAAGGTACCATGTTTTAAAAAGGGGAGTGGAAGCTGAAATCTGGGTAGTTCTTTGATGTATTGAGGGTCTGCAAATCCGTTGAGATAGCCGGCACTTGCCTTTACGGGAACCATTTCTATATTCTCGTTGTCATCTTTGTCTACCGATATACTTAATATCCGCAAGTTAGATCCCTGGCTTTTTGGCTTGGGTTTCCAGTCGTCATTGATATTTTCGTTGATAAACTCATCTATTGTCAGGTCGAAATATTCTGCTATTTTTTTTAGCAAATCATATTTGGGTTCAGCCCGGTCTTCCTCGTATGCCCCAATAAGAGATCGCTTAATTTGCATAGCATCAGCGAATTGCTGTTGTGTATGGCCTTTTTTCTTTCTTAAGTACTTCAGGTTGCTTGAAATATTTGACATAAAATAAAATTTTAAAATAAATTTGTTTTTGCTAATATTATTAGTATTATTGTGCCAATAAAGTTAGTTATATTTATTATTGTACAAATATATACTAATTTATTTAGTTGTAAGCAATTTTATAGATAGTTATGAAAAAATTTGTGTACGTGGTAACAGACAGGAACAGGACCAGTTTACATGTTGGGATGAGTTCCGATCTAATTAAGACATTAGATTTCTACAAACAAATGCCTTGTTTATTGTTTGACAGCGGGCAGCAGCTCACGCGATTGGTTTACTTTGAAGAGTTAAAGACAGAGGCCCAGGCGTTGAGCCGCTTTAAGCTGATCAGCAGGTTTACACGAACACAAAAAGAAAGGCTGGTACGTTCCTGTAACCCAGACTGGATAGATCTTACTATAGGATTGGATTTTGAGCACATTACGACCAACAAGAAGATGGTCAATCAGGTAAACCTGTCGTTCAGTATACTTTCTTAGTGCTCTCTTAATTTGGTGCTCTCACGCTCTCAGGCGCTCTCAACGCTCTCACGCTCTCACGCTCTCACGCTCTCAGATTGTTAACAGTACATTTTTAACTAAATGTACTGTTAACTGAGGGCTTACCATCCCGGGGCAAAAGTAAGGCCGAATACACCTGCTGAGATATCTTTACGCTGGAATGGAATGGCATAATAAGGTTCGAGTACAAAGTAACCGAATACATTAACACGTAAAGATATACCCACACTTAATGCCGGAACACGTTCGTTGGTACCGGTATATACCGGATTATTGTTGAGGTCTTTAACCGGCAGGCCGTCAGACCCCAGCTTGGGTCTGATGTTATTGGTGGGCTGGTTTTTAAATACCACTTTAGAGTCTTCGTTCCAGGCCAGACCGGCATCAAAGAAGAGATTCAGGTCTGTAAAGAGAAATTTAGAAGGAATGGCAGACAGCTTTTTTGGACCTGTAAAAGGAAGCCGGAGTTCAAAATTAAATACAGCCATTTTACTTCCTGAAAGCTGGTTGATATCAAAACCATTACTGGTTCCGGTACTCCCACTATTGTATAAGGAATTCGCTTCATAACCTCTGATGAAATATGGGTATCCTACATATAGCGGGTATAAGTTTTCGCCGTCTTTACCAATCCTCAGGTAGTTATAGCTTCTGGCAGCGATGGTAATGGGTTTTAAGCGCCAGTATTTTCTTACATCAATGGTTGCTGCCGAGAATTTGTAATCACCAAAATACTGTTCCATGCCCAGGCGGTACCTGAAACCCTCCAGAGGTGAGGTGATGCCATTGATGGAATTGTCGCCCACAAAAGAAGCATTGAGCTGGAAGATGCTAAAGCTTTTGAGCGGAACTCCCAGATCATTGGTCGCTTCGCTCAGTGGTACTTTTCTTTTGTCCGAAGTGATGTAATAACCGGGATAACCATTCAGGTTCTCATAGTAATTGCTGATGCGGTCTACCCTGTAGCTGTAACGTGAGAATGCACCACCTGTTTCAAAACGGTGTACCTTATTGAAAGGGTAGGCACCAAATACCTGTGCCTGGTCTTCAAATGTACGGATCAGGTTGGTCCTGTCGTCAATTACGCTAACCGGAGTTCCATTGTTGTCCAGTGTAGTTTGAACAATTTCTCGGAAACCGGTGATATAAGGGATATGCGATAAAGCTACGCCCCAGTTGATCCGGTTTTGCTGGTTGATGTAACCCACCAGTCCCCCGAAATCATAGATCTCCCCGTTTACAGAAAGGTTGGCAACGATCTGGTTACGACCAAGTATATCGCTGAACATTCCGACAATACCACCCTGTACACCAGTACCGAAGCGGCTGGTGGAAACACCTACGCCGCTGTTGGCGAGGTAGTCCAGCTTAAATTTAGGCTTGTAAGGCACAAGGCGCATAGAATCTGCTATGGTTTTTTCAAAGCGTTCAAAATTGCCGAGGTTGGAGTTTACAATGTCAACACCAATGGTTTCCATGGGTGGCAGCACGGCAGCATCAAAATTTACTGCATTGGCATCTACCGGTTTTGAACGGAAACTGCTGATCGGGGAGTTGTATAAAGTATAACGCTGCGAACGGTAGTAGCTGTACACGATGTCGTCATTTCTGGATACGGAGATGGCCGGAGAAAATTCCGTAATGCCACTGATCCCCGTAAAATAATCGGTTAGCTGTTTAACCGTATTGTCGGCCAGGTTGTACGCATAAAGATTCCTGAACCCGTCCCTGTTGGATAAGAAAAAGAGCCTTTTGCTGTCGCCAGAAAACTGGGCATTGAGGTTATTGGCGCCAGGGAATACGGGGATATCAGTTAAAGTTTTGCTTTCAATATCGTAAATACTCAGGTTGATGGAGTGGACTGCCGTATTGTTGTTTTTAGTTATAGAGGCCCTGTCTGATGAAAAGGCTATTTTCTTTCCATCCTGTGAATAGGCGGGGGCATAGTCTGAATAGGCGTCATTGGTAATCTGGGTAACCTTTTTCGTTTTAAGGTTATAAGAGAAGATATCACTTTGGCCCTGTATCATTCCGGAGAAAGCGATGTCATCGCCATTTGGCGACCAGGACAAGTTGCCAAACTGCGCCACATCGCCCATGTCTGCACGCAAGGCAACGCTGCCATTGTCTATATTGATGATCATCAGCTGGTTTTTGCCCTTGCTGAAAATGCTAAAGGCAAATTGTTTACCGTCTGGCGACCAGGTACCTGCAGATTCGAGGAAGTTAAAATCGTCGATATGTGAATTGGCGACCTGGCTGCTGAGCTTTCTGATAATTTTACCGGTTTTTGCATCGGCGAGAAAGAGGTCTATTCCAAAAAGATCTTTTTCAGATAAGAAGGCAAGGTATTTGCCATCCGGACTAATAGAGGGCGCTACGTTCATGTTCCCTGCATTTTTATTGTCGATGATCTTTGTTCCGGTAATCCTGATCTGGGAGCTGTCTGCCCTTAACATAGGGCGGTAATGCGCTTCAATGGCATTTTTCCAGAGACCTGAAAGCGTCCTGTCATCATACCCGAAGGTATACCTCAATCCGTTCTCATAACCATATTTTGCGGTGGCCTTAAATAAGGGAACGATGGTGGTATCGCCATATACAGAGCCAACAAAAGTCCAGAATGCCTGTCCATATCTGTAGGGAAAATATTTATTGGAATTGGTAAGGTCTTTTAAGGAAGGGATATCCCTGTTCAGCAAAGCGTCCCTCATCCACATGGAAGTGAAGGCATCCGTTTTTCCTACAGAAAGGTACTCGGCCATACCCTCTATCATCCATAAGGGGATCTGGCTTACATTTTCCAGGTTGACAGAATCTTTTTCCAGTAAAAGGTGGTATTGAAAAGCATGTACCAGCTCATGACCTAAAACATGCCGTGTTTGGTTATTCAGCTCCATCACCGGCATGATTACCCTGTTTTTAAAAGCTTCTGTAACCCCGCCGGTTCCTATGCCAACCTCGCCCTGCAGGGCAGTGGTTTGCTGAAAATCAGGATGGTTATTGTAAAGTATGATCGGGTTCTTTTTCAGAAAGGTATCCCTGAAAATCTCCTGGTGCATTTTATACCAGGTCTCTGCATCCTGGGCAAATTTCTGTATCAGCTGTTCATTTTTAAGGTAATAGTAGATCTCGAAATGTGGGGTCTGCAGTACTTTAAACTTCTCATTGTTGTAGCGAACCCTGTTTTGTCCGAAATACTGGGCATGAAGGGAGGTAGAAAACATCGTGAAGATGAACAGAACAGGAATTAATCTTTTGAGGAAAGTATAGCTTTTATTCATATCGCTTGTATTTCAAGAGTTGGTTTTAAATTTACGCAAAATAGTAATACCTAGATTGCAGCTTATTTAAGCAATGTGTAAACAACCAGGTTTACTGATTGCCGTTTTTCTTTTTTTCTCTTTCTTCCTGGCGTT comes from the Pedobacter heparinus DSM 2366 genome and includes:
- a CDS encoding basic secretory protein-like protein, translating into MNKSYTFLKRLIPVLFIFTMFSTSLHAQYFGQNRVRYNNEKFKVLQTPHFEIYYYLKNEQLIQKFAQDAETWYKMHQEIFRDTFLKKNPIILYNNHPDFQQTTALQGEVGIGTGGVTEAFKNRVIMPVMELNNQTRHVLGHELVHAFQYHLLLEKDSVNLENVSQIPLWMIEGMAEYLSVGKTDAFTSMWMRDALLNRDIPSLKDLTNSNKYFPYRYGQAFWTFVGSVYGDTTIVPLFKATAKYGYENGLRYTFGYDDRTLSGLWKNAIEAHYRPMLRADSSQIRITGTKIIDNKNAGNMNVAPSISPDGKYLAFLSEKDLFGIDLFLADAKTGKIIRKLSSQVANSHIDDFNFLESAGTWSPDGKQFAFSIFSKGKNQLMIINIDNGSVALRADMGDVAQFGNLSWSPNGDDIAFSGMIQGQSDIFSYNLKTKKVTQITNDAYSDYAPAYSQDGKKIAFSSDRASITKNNNTAVHSINLSIYDIESKTLTDIPVFPGANNLNAQFSGDSKRLFFLSNRDGFRNLYAYNLADNTVKQLTDYFTGISGITEFSPAISVSRNDDIVYSYYRSQRYTLYNSPISSFRSKPVDANAVNFDAAVLPPMETIGVDIVNSNLGNFERFEKTIADSMRLVPYKPKFKLDYLANSGVGVSTSRFGTGVQGGIVGMFSDILGRNQIVANLSVNGEIYDFGGLVGYINQQNRINWGVALSHIPYITGFREIVQTTLDNNGTPVSVIDDRTNLIRTFEDQAQVFGAYPFNKVHRFETGGAFSRYSYRVDRISNYYENLNGYPGYYITSDKRKVPLSEATNDLGVPLKSFSIFQLNASFVGDNSINGITSPLEGFRYRLGMEQYFGDYKFSAATIDVRKYWRLKPITIAARSYNYLRIGKDGENLYPLYVGYPYFIRGYEANSLYNSGSTGTSNGFDINQLSGSKMAVFNFELRLPFTGPKKLSAIPSKFLFTDLNLFFDAGLAWNEDSKVVFKNQPTNNIRPKLGSDGLPVKDLNNNPVYTGTNERVPALSVGISLRVNVFGYFVLEPYYAIPFQRKDISAGVFGLTFAPGW